The window TCCAGGGTGAGAAGATAAGAACTGGTCTCCAGCGCTGAAGCTAGAACTGGCGCGTCTTCTTTATTGACTAATTTCTCTGCTGCTTTTAATTTTCTGACTCCTGGATTAGGAAGAATTTTTATCTTTGCCCAACCGAGGAGAAGAAATAATTTACTTTTCAGATCTTCCCTTTCTTTGAATTTTCGATCCAAAACCCTGATAGTTTCTTCCAAAATATATTCGTTGATTTGAAATTCACATTTGTCTCTAAAACGCGTCAGAATATAAAAAGACCCGCCGCGAGCTGAAAGGGCGGCGGTAATTAGCACGCTGGAATCTAGAAATACTTTAGGCTTTGCCATAGAGCTTCCGATAAAGCTCCTTTCTTGCTTTCCTTGACTCTGGCTTCACCTTTTGCCAATTCTTTTCGTCAATATCAAAATCCGGTTTCTCCTCAAGCTCTGTCTTTATTATTTCCAGCTCGGTTTCAAGCCGAGAAATCTTCTTCTTAAGAGCAATCCGGTTCATAGTTTATTGCTCTGCCCAATATAGCACGGGTGCATCAATAATAAAAGCGGCCAACCTCTGCCCCTTCCGATTTCTAATAAATTCTTTAGTTGTCGTCACTATTTTGATTTTATATCACTTATCCCGCCATGGCGGGATAAGTGATATATTAGGTCTTAATTAACTGATACTTCTTATTTCTATAAACGACTTCCATTCTCTTAGCATCTTCGGCTATCCATTTTTGCTCTCTCTTCGTTTTATAATCGTTCTTTTCAACATAACAATGAGCCCAAATCTCTCTCCGCCCATTCTTTTTCTCTTTAAAATAAATTTCAGCTAACCGATTGTTAACAATTGCAAAACACCAAGGCATAAGGGCTTTTTATTTTATCATTCACTTTAGTTTTTTCGAATGTTTTTTCAACCACTTCGCAATCTCTTCAAGATCGAGTTTTTCTCTAACAATTTTAAGGGCGAATTTTTCAATTTCCCCTTTCTTGGCAATAATTTGGTAACCGTTACTCTCTAAAAATACAGAAGCGGCGGTCATCCCTGTTCTTTTATTGCCATCAACAAATGGATGGCCAGCAATAATATTCCTCGCGTACAGAGCAGCTTTAATAAAAATAGTCTTATACAGCTCTTGCCCGCCGAACTTCTGCCGAGGCAGATCTCCTAATACTGCAATAACATGATAATCCCGCACACCGTGGGGGCCGCCCGTTTCGTCAATAATAATTGAATGGATTAAAAGAAGTTCCCTTCTGCTTAAATAGATCACGAAGAGATACTATTTCCTTGCCAGAGTTTCTAGGTCTTTTCTGTATCGGTCAATAAAATTCAAAGTGAGTTCAGCAACCCGCCCTTCTCTTACAGAAAGCTTTTTAGTCGGCTGAACGATTACCGCTTTTCTCTTTTTATCTACCTCAACAGCAACTCTATCCCCTACCTTCAAACCGAGCTCCTCCAAAGATTTTTTTGGAATGGTTACCGCCGCCGAACTGCCTACTTTTAACACTTTTTGCGTCATATTTTCATATTAGAATAATATTCTAATCTGTCAACAGGGACACTCTGCACTTCTTTCAAATCCAAACAAAACTTTATCTCCAATTTTCGACGGCCGTCGAAAATTGGAGATAGAAAATCTTACTTTCCGAGCTATCTCTATAACCCAATCAAATTAAATTATTCTTTTCCAGTTCGTTTTTCACGGCTCTATAAATTTTCTCGTGGCCAGTAGCTGAAGGATGTAAACCATCTACTTCTAGATCTTCTTTGCTCATCAAGCCGAAGAGATTAATAAATGGCACCGAATCTTCT is drawn from Parcubacteria group bacterium and contains these coding sequences:
- a CDS encoding PIN domain-containing protein, which encodes MAKPKVFLDSSVLITAALSARGGSFYILTRFRDKCEFQINEYILEETIRVLDRKFKEREDLKSKLFLLLGWAKIKILPNPGVRKLKAAEKLVNKEDAPVLASALETSSYLLTLDNDFLKEEIIIFVKAKRLAILKPKEFIQKFGA
- a CDS encoding type II toxin-antitoxin system death-on-curing family toxin translates to MIYLSRRELLLIHSIIIDETGGPHGVRDYHVIAVLGDLPRQKFGGQELYKTIFIKAALYARNIIAGHPFVDGNKRTGMTAASVFLESNGYQIIAKKGEIEKFALKIVREKLDLEEIAKWLKKHSKKLK
- a CDS encoding AbrB/MazE/SpoVT family DNA-binding domain-containing protein, translated to MTQKVLKVGSSAAVTIPKKSLEELGLKVGDRVAVEVDKKRKAVIVQPTKKLSVREGRVAELTLNFIDRYRKDLETLARK